A single window of Lytechinus variegatus isolate NC3 chromosome 8, Lvar_3.0, whole genome shotgun sequence DNA harbors:
- the LOC121419914 gene encoding oocyte zinc finger protein XlCOF6-like, producing the protein MDVENLNDHTQSSEISSSCSSSDTDPNSPYPVENLQKSDQSIDKTSELQSLDVASTQTVQDQVGGCGASSPIRGNSPIPDRGNSPIPDGRNSPTLDGRNSPTLDGGISPTPNKKTPPPDSFLADGCESPPNQSSKGTASLSSESDIPCVEEPRETDPEFAAESTESLSQDTMVQGQAAAYFGRKSVTSEDVVKYFAMPSVNNMKMTLGLSGAINLGCSPVLPKKGNTYERDYSCENHNTSPSDNSDDEDVDIVDDMEEADWSFDEEDDGAKPGKKCPCFFKTPAGSESGNKTPLQRQNSNLDAPGSSSLHSNPFYTMSSPVLHCPDCEQTFNCLVDLNRHRLKHVKEKSFKCTHCDKSFAFSFNLKSHERQHTGEKPYVCNKCGLSFVHAFDFHEHQRVHNGQGHFVCSICLKWFSHESKFLLHIRKHSSIKPFKCNMCGKSFHRAAGLRAHELLHSVQKEDKQLFPCQFCDRVFVRLSHKQMHERIHSGEKVFPCLHCGKTFTDLSTLKGHACTQTNGNQFKCNVCREEFLSLPLLASHSKVHATQKASTSRNTQFPSTKFNTFKRKGPLADAKRRFPCKLCSRVFSNKRLLDEHGKIHQREHTPFMCSECCMTFTHANYLKLHMTMHTKQDSTQREGQSAEKAHVNGKPSPLTVKSGSSSPLNMCRSRQSSGEQSASPSPVSVCPPIQIKAEPQ; encoded by the exons atggATGTTGAAAATC TAAATGATCACACACAGTCATCAGAGATTTCATCTTCCTGTAGCTCAAGTGACACTGACCCCAATTCTCCATACCCTGTGGAGAATCTTCAAAAGTCAGACCAATCCATAGACAAGACTTCGGAGCTTCAATCCTTGGATGTTGCCAGCACTCAGACTGTCCAGGACCAAGTAGGTGGTTGCGGGGCAAGCTCGCCCATCCGAGGGAATTCCCCTATCCCAGACAGAGGGAATTCCCCCATCCCAGACGGAAGGAATTCCCCCACCTTAGACGGAAGGAATTCCCCCACCTTAGACGGAGGGATATCCCCGACACCCAACAAGAAGACCCCTCCCCCTGACAGTTTCTTGGCAGATGGTTGTGAGTCACCACCTAATCAGTCATCCAAAGGTACAGCATCGTTGTCGTCTGAGTCCGACATCCCTTGTGTGGAGGAACCCAGAGAGACTGATCCAGAATTTGCAGCAGAGTCCACAGAGTCCCTGTCTCAAGACACGATGGTCCAGGGCCAGGCTGCTGCGTACTTCGGGAGGAAGTCTGTTACTTCAGAGGATGTGGTCAAGTACTTCGCCATGCCCTCTGTGAATAACATGAAGATGACCCTTGGCCTCAGCGGAGCTATCAATCTTGGATGCTCACCTGTCTTACCCAAAAAG GGGAATACGTATGAGAGAGATTATAGCTGTGAGAATCACAATACGTCGCCCTCGGACAACTCTGACGATGAAGACGTTGATATTGTAGATGATATGGAGGAAGCAGACTGGAGCTTTGATGAAGAAG ATGATGGAGCAAAGCCAGGAAAGAAGTGTCCTTGTTTCTTCAAGACTCCTGCAGGTAGTGAGAGTGGCAACAAGACGCCTTTGCAGCGGCAGAACTCCAACCTAGATGCCCCTGGTTCTTCGTCTCTCCACTCCAATCCTTTCTACACTATGTCATCTCCTGTGCTTCACTGCCCTGACTGCGAACAAACCTTCAATTGCCTTGTGGATCTCAATCGCCATCGTTTAAAGCATGTCAAGGAGAAGTCCTTCAAGTGCACCCACTGTGACAAGTCCTTTGCCTTCAGCTTCAATCTGAAGAGCCATGAAAGACAACATACAGGAGAAAAGCCATATGTTTGTAATAAGTGTGGACTTTCTTTTGTTCATGCCTTTGACTTCCATGAGCACCAGAGGGTTCATAATGGACAGGGTCACTTTGTCTGCAGTATCTGCTTGAAGTGGTTCAGCCATGAGTCAAAGTTCTTGCTTCACATCCGGAAGCACAGCAGCATTAAGCCATTCAAGTGCAACATGTGCGGGAAGTCTTTCCACCGCGCCGCAGGGCTCCGTGCCCATGAACTCCTGCACTCTGTTCAGAAAGAAGACAAGCAGCTGTTCCCATGCCAATTCTGTGATCGCGTATTTGTCCGTCTGAGTCATAAACAGATGCACGAAAGAATCCACAGCGGAGAAAAAGTGTTCCCCTGCCTGCACTGTGGCAAGACCTTCACAGACTTATCAACCCTGAAGGGACATGCTTGCACCCAAACAAATGGAAACCAGTTCAAATGTAACGTTTGTAGAGAGGAGTTCCTCTCCCTTCCACTGCTTGCATCTCACTCCAAAGTCCACGCAACTCAGAAAGCATCAACGTCGAGGAACACGCAGTTCCCGTCCACAAAGTTCAACACGTTTAAGCGGAAGGGCCCCCTCGCTGACGCCAAGAGGAGATTTCCTTGCAAGCTTTGCAGCAGAGTGTTTTCCAACAAGCGACTGCTGGACGAGCACGGAAAGATTCATCAACGCGAGCACACACCGTTCATGTGCAGCGAGTGCTGCATGACCTTTACCCACGCGAACTATCTCAAACTTCATATGACAATGCACACGAAACAGGATTCTACACAGCGTGAGGGACAATCTGCCGAGAAAGCTCACGTAAATGGCAAGCCGTCCCCCTTGACGGTGAAATCTGGGAGTTCTTCCCCGCTCAACATGTGTCGATCAAGGCAGAGCAGTGGAGAGCAATCTGCCAGCCCCTCGCCTGTTTCTGTATGTCCCCCAATACAGATCAAAGCAGAACCCCAGTAA